In the genome of Apodemus sylvaticus chromosome 2, mApoSyl1.1, whole genome shotgun sequence, one region contains:
- the Tuba8 gene encoding tubulin alpha-8 chain, with product MRECISVHVGQAGVQIGNACWELFCLEHGIQADGTFGTQASKISDDDSFTTFFSETGNGKHVPRAVMVDLEPTVVDEVRAGTYRQLFHPEQLITGKEDAANNYARGHYTVGKESIDLVLDRIRKLTDACSGLQGFLIFHSFGGGTGSGFTSLLMERLSLDYGKKSKLEFAIYPAPQVSTAVVEPYNSILTTHTTLEHSDCAFMVDNEAIYDICRRNLDIERPTYTNLNRLISQIVSSITASLRFDGALNVDLTEFQTNLVPYPRIHFPLVTYAPIISAEKAYHEQLSVAEITSSCFEPNSQMVKCDPRHGKYMACCMLYRGDVVPKDVNVAIAAIKTKRTIQFVDWCPTGFKVGINYQPPTVVPGGDLAKVQRAVCMLSNTTAIAEAWARLDHKFDLMYAKRAFVHWYVGEGMEEGEFSEAREDLAALEKDYEEVGTDSFEEENEGEEF from the exons AGGGAATGCATATCGGTCCACGTGGGTCAAGCCGGAGTTCAGATTGGCAATGCCTGCTGGGAGCTCTTCTGCTTGGAGCACGGTATCCAGGCGGATGGGACCTTCGGCACTCAGGCCAGCAAGATCAGCGATGACGACTCCTTTACCACCTTTTTCAGCGAGACTGGCAATGGAAAGCACGTGCCCCGGGCTGTCATGGTGGACCTGGAGCCTACTGTAGTGG ATGAGGTGCGGGCAGGAACCTACCGCCAGCTCTTCCATCCTGAGCAGCTGATCACAGGAAAGGAGGATGCTGCTAACAATTACGCCCGCGGACACTATACGGTGGGCAAGGAGAGTATTGACCTGGTGTTGGACCGAATCCGTAAACTG ACTGATGCCTGCTCCGGCCTGCAGGGCTTCCTCATCTTCCACAGCTTTGGAGGCGGCACAGGCTCCGGCTTCACTTCGCTGCTGATGGAGCGCCTTTCCCTTGACTATGGCAAGAAGTCCAAGCTGGAGTTTGCCATCTACCCAGCCCcccaggtctccacagcagtGGTGGAGCCGTACAACTCCATCCTGACCACGCACACCACTCTGGAACACTCCGACTGCGCTTTCATGGTGGATAACGAAGCCATCTACGACATCTGCCGCAGGAACCTGGATATCGAGCGCCCCACATACACCAACCTCAACCGCCTCATCAGTCAGATTGTGTCCTCCATCACCGCCTCTCTCCGCTTTGATGGAGCCCTCAATGTGGACCTCAcagagttccagaccaacctggtACCCTACCCCCGAATCCACTTCCCACTGGTCACTTACGCCCCCATCATTTCTGCCGAGAAAGCCTACCATGAGCAGCTGTCTGTGGCGGAGATAACTAGCTCCTGCTTTGAGCCCAACAGCCAGATGGTGAAGTGCGACCCACGTCACGGCAAATACATGGCCTGCTGCATGCTCTACCGCGGTGATGTGGTACCCAAGGACGTGAATGTCGCCATCGCTGCCATCAAGACCAAGAGAACTATTCAGTTTGTTGACTGGTGTCCCACAGGCTTCAAG GTGGGCATCAACTACCAGCCACCTACTGTCGTGCCAGGAGGGGACCTGGCCAAAGTCCAGCGGGCTGTGTGCATGCTGAGCAACACCACAGCAATCGCGGAGGCCTGGGCCCGCCTTGACCATAAGTTCGACCTCATGTATGCCAAGCGGGCCTTTGTACATTGGTATGTTGGAGAGGGAATggaagaaggagaattttctgagGCCAGGGAggacctggctgccctggagaAGGATTATGAAGAAGTGGGGACTGATTcatttgaagaagaaaatgaggggGAGGAATTTTAA